In Microbacterium laevaniformans, a single window of DNA contains:
- a CDS encoding beta-ketoacyl-ACP synthase III, producing MTDAPTRPALVQPTGPAHTRIYAYGAARGENAVPNDDLVGPIDSSDEWIRQRTGIITRVRANAGTTAIDLAADAAAEAIATAGIDPSLVDAVIVATISNPKQTPSVSAIVADRIGANPAAAYDLNAACAGFAYGVAQADALIRAGAAHYAVVVGAEKLSDVVDPTDRSISFLLGDGAGAAVVGPSEFAGIGPTVWGSDGSKSDAVGMNHTLTEFRDGTAPWPTLRQEGPTVFRWAVWEMVKVARQALEEAGVQPSDLAAFVPHQANMRIIDEFAKQLKLPDTVVIGRDIETTGNTSAASIPLATHRLLAEHPELSGGLALQIGFGAGLVFGAQVVVLP from the coding sequence GTGACCGACGCGCCCACCCGCCCGGCCCTCGTGCAACCGACGGGACCGGCCCACACCCGCATCTACGCGTACGGTGCGGCCCGCGGCGAGAACGCCGTACCCAACGACGACCTGGTCGGCCCGATCGACTCCAGCGACGAGTGGATCCGCCAGCGCACCGGGATCATCACGCGCGTCCGCGCGAACGCCGGGACCACCGCCATCGACCTCGCCGCCGACGCGGCTGCCGAAGCGATCGCCACCGCCGGCATCGACCCGTCGCTCGTCGACGCCGTGATCGTCGCCACGATCTCCAACCCCAAGCAGACGCCGTCGGTGTCGGCGATCGTCGCCGACCGCATCGGCGCCAACCCCGCCGCCGCCTACGACCTCAACGCCGCGTGTGCCGGGTTCGCCTACGGCGTGGCGCAGGCAGATGCCCTCATCCGTGCGGGTGCCGCGCACTACGCGGTCGTCGTCGGTGCGGAGAAGCTCAGCGACGTCGTCGACCCCACCGATCGCTCCATCTCGTTCCTGCTCGGCGACGGCGCGGGAGCCGCCGTCGTCGGCCCCAGCGAGTTCGCCGGCATCGGACCGACCGTGTGGGGCTCGGACGGATCGAAGTCGGATGCCGTCGGGATGAACCACACCCTCACCGAGTTCCGCGACGGCACGGCGCCCTGGCCGACGCTCCGCCAGGAGGGGCCGACGGTCTTCCGCTGGGCCGTGTGGGAGATGGTCAAGGTCGCGCGTCAAGCTCTCGAGGAAGCCGGTGTGCAGCCGTCGGATCTCGCGGCGTTCGTGCCCCACCAGGCCAACATGCGCATCATCGACGAGTTCGCCAAGCAGCTGAAGCTTCCCGATACCGTCGTGATCGGCCGCGACATCGAGACCACCGGCAACACCTCAGCGGCATCCATCCCCCTCGCCACGCACCGCCTGCTCGCCGAGCACCCGGAGCTGTCGGGCGGCCTCGCACTGCAGATCGGTTTCGGCGCGGGACTCGTCTTCGGCGCACAGGTCGTCGTCCTTCCCTGA
- a CDS encoding acyl carrier protein: protein MAFSNDEVLAGLAELITDETGISADEVALEKSFTDDLDIDSISMMTIVVNAEEKFGVTIPDEEVKNLKTVGDAVTFITTNQA from the coding sequence ATGGCATTCAGCAACGACGAGGTCCTCGCAGGACTCGCCGAGCTCATCACTGACGAGACCGGCATCTCGGCGGACGAGGTCGCGCTGGAGAAGTCGTTCACGGACGACCTCGACATCGACTCGATCTCGATGATGACGATCGTCGTCAACGCCGAGGAGAAGTTCGGCGTGACCATCCCCGACGAAGAGGTCAAGAACCTCAAGACCGTCGGCGACGCCGTCACCTTCATCACCACCAACCAGGCCTGA
- a CDS encoding beta-ketoacyl-[acyl-carrier-protein] synthase family protein, translated as MSIPRIVVTGIGTSSPIGGTAPESWSALLGGASGARTLEYDWVEQYNLPVTFAAQAAVRPDTVLERPIAKRLDPSSQFALVAAMEAWADAGSPEVDPERLGVDFATGIGGLWTLLDAWDTLREKGPRRVLPMTVPMLMPNAAAGNLSLHFGARAYARTVASACASSTESIVNAIEHLRDGLADVVIAGGTESVIHPVTIASFSSMQALSKRNDSPETASRPGSIDRDGFVMGEGAGVLILETEEHAKARGAKIYAVVVGGGVTADSYHITANDPEGTGAARAVNLALAMADASPDDVTHINAHATSTPVGDPNEYVALKSVFGDRIDEIPVSATKASTGHLLGGTGALEAIFTILAIRDRVAPPTINMTEQDPAVPFRLSGAPTPLGDGPQLAISNSFGFGGHNAVAAFASV; from the coding sequence ATGAGCATTCCCCGAATCGTCGTCACCGGCATCGGCACATCCAGTCCCATCGGCGGGACCGCGCCGGAGAGCTGGTCCGCGCTGCTGGGTGGCGCATCCGGCGCCCGCACCCTCGAGTACGACTGGGTCGAGCAGTACAACCTGCCCGTCACGTTCGCGGCCCAGGCTGCGGTGCGTCCCGACACCGTGCTCGAGCGTCCGATCGCCAAGCGCCTCGACCCGTCGTCGCAGTTCGCGCTCGTCGCGGCGATGGAAGCGTGGGCGGATGCCGGGAGCCCGGAGGTCGACCCGGAGCGGCTCGGCGTCGATTTCGCGACCGGCATCGGCGGCCTGTGGACCCTCCTGGACGCGTGGGACACCCTTCGGGAGAAGGGCCCGCGTCGGGTGCTCCCGATGACGGTTCCGATGCTCATGCCCAACGCTGCTGCGGGCAACCTGTCGCTGCACTTCGGTGCGCGCGCCTATGCGCGCACGGTCGCCAGTGCGTGTGCCTCCAGCACGGAGTCGATCGTCAACGCCATCGAGCACCTGCGTGACGGCCTCGCCGACGTGGTGATCGCGGGAGGCACCGAATCGGTGATCCATCCCGTCACCATCGCGTCCTTCTCCTCGATGCAGGCGTTGTCCAAGCGCAATGACTCCCCCGAGACGGCATCGCGTCCGGGCAGCATCGACCGCGACGGGTTCGTCATGGGCGAGGGCGCCGGTGTGCTGATCCTGGAGACCGAGGAGCACGCCAAGGCGCGCGGCGCGAAGATCTACGCGGTTGTCGTCGGCGGCGGCGTCACGGCCGACTCGTACCACATCACGGCGAACGATCCCGAGGGTACCGGCGCCGCGCGCGCGGTGAACCTCGCGCTGGCCATGGCCGACGCGTCCCCGGACGACGTGACCCACATCAACGCCCACGCCACGTCGACGCCGGTCGGAGACCCGAACGAGTACGTCGCGTTGAAGAGCGTGTTCGGCGACCGCATCGATGAGATCCCGGTCTCGGCGACGAAGGCCTCGACCGGTCATCTCCTCGGCGGTACCGGCGCTCTGGAGGCCATCTTCACGATTCTGGCCATCCGCGATCGCGTCGCGCCCCCGACGATCAACATGACCGAGCAGGACCCCGCAGTCCCGTTCCGTCTGTCGGGCGCGCCGACGCCGCTGGGCGACGGTCCGCAGCTCGCGATCAGCAACTCGTTCGGCTTCGGCGGCCACAACGCCGTCGCCGCCTTCGCTTCGGTCTGA
- a CDS encoding DUF3145 domain-containing protein yields MATTSTPQARGVIYIHSAPRALCPHLEWAVGRALGRAVSFEWADQPVLTGSRRAEFYWEGPAGTGAALATAIRGWEHLRFEVSEDPTPRSDGGRWMHTPDLGIHFAQTDTAGNVVIGEDRIRYAMEIAAGDPYDLQRELQVALGSTWDEELEPFRHASDDAPVVWLHKVG; encoded by the coding sequence ATGGCGACCACGTCGACCCCACAGGCGCGCGGAGTGATCTACATCCACTCCGCGCCACGTGCGCTGTGCCCCCACTTGGAGTGGGCCGTCGGTCGCGCCCTCGGGCGCGCGGTGAGCTTCGAGTGGGCGGATCAACCCGTTCTCACGGGAAGTCGCCGCGCGGAGTTCTATTGGGAGGGTCCCGCCGGCACCGGCGCGGCCCTGGCGACCGCGATCCGCGGATGGGAGCATCTGCGGTTCGAGGTGAGCGAAGACCCCACGCCGCGCTCGGACGGCGGGCGGTGGATGCACACTCCTGATCTCGGCATCCACTTTGCGCAGACCGACACCGCGGGCAACGTCGTGATCGGGGAGGATCGCATCCGCTACGCAATGGAGATCGCCGCCGGCGACCCGTACGACCTGCAGCGCGAGCTCCAGGTCGCGCTCGGGTCGACCTGGGACGAGGAGCTCGAGCCGTTCCGTCACGCCAGCGACGACGCACCGGTCGTCTGGCTGCACAAGGTGGGCTGA
- a CDS encoding DMT family transporter, with amino-acid sequence MHAALNDLGDVTDKLVGVFADPGILIGIPLALLGAVFMSFGAQYQHRGVHKVERLTATAGGTGLTGGQIWNLLRRPSWVAGTVMLGLAIVCQLSALSFAPLILVQPLGAVSLVITTLLNARISGLKPTRRSLSAIGLCVAGIFVFVTIAALYATETPISDGQLITVLLILAGVAIVLTALWLWLRTRMGALFYIVAAGIMYGFVATLAKVVLSRIRTGDFEWLTIVCIVALLAGTAIGAYFVQTAYASGPPDLVIAGLTVIDPIVAIVIGLAVLREADGAPLWAYGGFVVAGALAVTGVFQLARHHPQVISDSQEIPITRGSGEQVSPGSQRLTDAVAKVWPEPPVRDRDDPRPR; translated from the coding sequence GTGCATGCCGCCCTCAACGACCTCGGAGACGTGACCGACAAGCTCGTCGGCGTCTTCGCGGACCCCGGCATCCTCATCGGCATTCCGCTCGCCCTGCTCGGCGCTGTGTTCATGTCCTTCGGCGCGCAGTATCAGCACCGCGGGGTGCACAAGGTCGAACGTCTCACGGCGACCGCCGGGGGCACCGGTCTCACCGGCGGCCAGATCTGGAATCTGCTGCGCCGTCCGTCGTGGGTAGCCGGCACCGTGATGCTGGGGCTGGCGATCGTCTGCCAGCTGTCCGCCCTGTCGTTCGCCCCCCTCATCCTGGTGCAGCCGCTCGGCGCCGTCTCGTTGGTCATCACGACGCTGCTGAACGCGCGAATCAGCGGCCTGAAGCCGACGCGGCGCTCGCTGAGCGCCATCGGGCTCTGCGTCGCCGGCATCTTCGTGTTCGTCACGATCGCCGCCCTGTACGCCACGGAGACCCCGATCAGCGACGGACAGCTGATCACGGTGCTGCTGATCCTCGCCGGTGTCGCCATCGTCCTGACCGCACTCTGGCTGTGGCTGCGCACTCGCATGGGAGCACTGTTCTACATCGTCGCCGCCGGCATCATGTACGGCTTCGTCGCGACGCTCGCGAAGGTCGTACTGAGCCGCATCCGCACCGGCGACTTCGAGTGGCTCACGATCGTGTGCATCGTCGCCCTGCTCGCCGGCACTGCGATCGGCGCCTACTTCGTGCAGACTGCCTACGCGTCCGGCCCGCCCGACCTCGTCATCGCCGGTCTCACCGTCATCGATCCGATCGTCGCCATCGTGATCGGCCTGGCCGTGCTGCGCGAAGCCGACGGCGCCCCCCTCTGGGCCTACGGCGGCTTCGTCGTCGCCGGCGCGCTGGCCGTCACCGGCGTCTTCCAACTGGCTCGCCACCACCCGCAGGTGATCAGCGACAGCCAGGAGATCCCCATCACACGCGGGAGCGGCGAACAGGTCTCGCCCGGATCGCAGCGCCTCACGGATGCCGTGGCGAAGGTGTGGCCCGAGCCACCCGTGCGCGATCGGGACGACCCGCGCCCCCGCTAG
- the def gene encoding peptide deformylase: MAVLPIRIMGDPVLHSPADPVSEITDEIRTLVADMFETMDAAPGVGLAAPQVGVGLRIYTYSYQDDDGQPWRGVILNPELWMRPSVPGAPDPDDESEGCLSFPGERFALRRSDEVLVTGIDLDGEPIRIQVDGWRARIMQHEFDHLDGILYVDRLDDGDWKTVQKIARKRGWGRPGASWTPGIDDLDA; this comes from the coding sequence GTGGCTGTTCTTCCGATTCGCATTATGGGCGATCCCGTCCTGCACTCCCCCGCCGACCCGGTCTCCGAAATCACCGATGAGATCCGCACACTGGTCGCCGACATGTTCGAGACGATGGATGCCGCCCCCGGCGTCGGTCTCGCGGCCCCTCAGGTAGGGGTGGGTCTGCGCATCTACACGTACAGCTACCAGGACGATGACGGGCAGCCCTGGCGCGGAGTCATCCTCAACCCCGAACTGTGGATGCGTCCGTCGGTGCCCGGGGCACCAGACCCGGACGACGAGTCAGAGGGGTGCCTGTCGTTCCCGGGCGAGCGCTTCGCGTTGCGCCGCTCCGATGAGGTCCTGGTCACCGGCATCGATCTCGACGGTGAGCCGATCCGCATCCAGGTCGATGGCTGGCGCGCGCGCATCATGCAGCACGAGTTCGACCACCTCGACGGCATTCTGTATGTGGACCGCCTGGACGACGGCGACTGGAAGACCGTCCAGAAGATCGCCCGCAAGCGCGGCTGGGGTCGTCCGGGGGCGTCCTGGACGCCGGGAATCGACGATCTCGACGCCTGA
- a CDS encoding ATP-binding cassette domain-containing protein has protein sequence MPRRAPTDNPPALRCDDLSIARAGVRVVDGVSFRVDPGRALAVMGTTGSGKSTLATLLAGTSDDSLSVVGGDAWVDGTAVRRRGRAARVRAYHTGYVPQRAGAALPARLTVGDVIGEPITSRDRRVNQRALAVRVAGLLDEFELPLGAATRYPYELSSGMRQRVAIARALVLGPKVFIGDDPYANLDVEVRHAARDALLRRRDENGMAILMVTNDAEAVRELDADVLVLRAGLPVAYGHGIADLLWTPDGGARLVS, from the coding sequence ATGCCGCGTCGTGCCCCCACCGACAATCCTCCCGCGCTTCGTTGCGACGACCTCTCGATCGCGCGCGCGGGAGTGCGCGTCGTCGATGGCGTCAGTTTCCGGGTCGACCCCGGCCGCGCGCTGGCGGTCATGGGCACGACCGGATCGGGCAAATCGACCCTCGCGACCCTGCTCGCTGGCACGAGCGACGACTCGCTGTCGGTGGTGGGAGGCGACGCCTGGGTCGATGGCACGGCCGTACGGCGCAGGGGGCGCGCTGCGCGTGTGCGCGCGTACCACACCGGGTATGTCCCGCAGCGCGCGGGAGCCGCCCTTCCGGCTCGACTGACCGTCGGAGACGTCATCGGCGAGCCGATCACGAGCCGAGATCGACGCGTCAATCAGCGCGCGCTGGCCGTCCGCGTCGCGGGGTTGCTGGACGAGTTCGAACTCCCGCTCGGCGCAGCCACCCGGTATCCCTATGAGCTGAGTTCGGGGATGCGCCAGCGTGTCGCGATCGCTCGCGCCCTCGTGCTCGGCCCGAAGGTCTTCATCGGCGACGATCCGTATGCGAACCTCGACGTCGAGGTGAGACATGCCGCGCGCGACGCGCTGCTGCGCCGGCGCGACGAGAACGGCATGGCGATTCTCATGGTGACCAACGACGCCGAAGCCGTGCGGGAGCTCGATGCCGACGTGCTGGTGCTCCGAGCAGGTCTGCCCGTCGCCTACGGGCATGGCATCGCGGATCTGCTCTGGACTCCTGACGGCGGTGCCCGTCTCGTGTCGTGA
- the dnaG gene encoding DNA primase has product MARIRQSDVDEVKARTNIGDIVGERVALKSAGVGSLKGLCPFHDERSPSFHVRPQVGYYHCFGCGESGDVYSFLRAMDHLSFTEAVERLAARIGYTLHYEDGGAAPETSGRTRLYQANSAAAEWFRTQLSSAEADAGRRFLGERGFDAGAAAHFGVGYAPKGWNNLRDALHSQGFTDEELSAAGLVSQGQRGVYDRFRGRVVWPIRDLTGQTIGFGARRLYDDDQGPKYLNTPETTIYKKAQVLYGLDLAKKDVSRSHRVVVVEGYTDVMACHLAGVTTAVATCGTAFGSDHITVLRRVMGDDSAAGEVVFTFDPDAAGQKAALRAFADAKRFNAQTYVATGPQGLDPCDLRLERGDAAVRSMLDTKIPMFEFVIDQRLSGFDLASVEGRVGALRAAAPVVGELRDPLLQPEYTRVLARRLGMDTEDVRREVDRAARDSVRREGDIPRSSSTASVSATAGADGSAPTPVVDEPALRMSLRTLPRTADATLERDALMGVLQYGHLVDGEEVDAALALPMQIPALDAVRQSLVAQGDRRRIGWASTAVESVREPYRSLAVELLTADFPALTEAEAAAYTRGLARKLRVRAVDREKSELLGTIQRLPADSEQGRAVRLALRELDARRRALTEASL; this is encoded by the coding sequence ATGGCACGGATCCGGCAATCCGACGTCGACGAGGTCAAAGCCCGCACCAACATCGGTGACATCGTCGGCGAGCGGGTCGCCCTCAAGTCAGCCGGCGTCGGATCGCTGAAGGGCCTGTGCCCGTTCCATGACGAACGAAGCCCGAGCTTCCACGTGCGCCCGCAGGTCGGCTACTACCACTGCTTCGGGTGCGGCGAGTCGGGCGATGTCTACTCCTTCCTGCGCGCCATGGACCACCTGTCCTTCACCGAGGCGGTCGAACGCCTGGCCGCGCGCATCGGCTACACGCTCCACTACGAAGACGGCGGCGCGGCGCCGGAGACCAGCGGCCGCACGCGTCTCTATCAGGCCAACTCGGCCGCTGCGGAGTGGTTCCGCACGCAGCTGTCGTCAGCGGAGGCCGACGCCGGCCGCCGCTTTCTCGGTGAACGCGGCTTCGACGCCGGAGCCGCGGCCCACTTCGGTGTCGGCTACGCGCCGAAGGGCTGGAACAACCTTCGCGACGCGCTGCACAGCCAGGGCTTCACGGACGAGGAGCTGTCGGCCGCGGGTCTCGTCTCCCAAGGCCAGCGCGGCGTGTACGACCGCTTCCGTGGCCGTGTCGTGTGGCCGATTCGCGATCTGACCGGCCAGACGATCGGTTTCGGGGCGCGCCGTCTCTACGACGACGACCAGGGTCCGAAATACCTCAACACGCCCGAGACCACGATCTACAAGAAGGCGCAGGTGCTCTACGGCCTGGACCTCGCGAAGAAGGATGTCTCACGTTCGCACCGCGTCGTCGTCGTCGAGGGATACACCGACGTGATGGCCTGCCATCTGGCGGGCGTCACGACGGCGGTGGCCACCTGCGGGACGGCGTTCGGCTCCGACCACATCACGGTCCTGCGACGGGTCATGGGCGATGACAGCGCCGCCGGCGAAGTCGTGTTCACGTTCGACCCCGATGCCGCGGGGCAGAAAGCGGCCCTGCGCGCCTTCGCCGACGCGAAGCGCTTCAACGCGCAGACCTACGTGGCGACCGGACCGCAGGGACTGGATCCCTGCGATCTGCGACTGGAGCGCGGCGACGCGGCGGTGCGTTCGATGCTCGACACGAAGATTCCGATGTTCGAGTTCGTCATCGATCAGCGCCTCTCGGGGTTCGATCTCGCGAGCGTCGAGGGCCGCGTCGGGGCCCTGCGAGCCGCCGCACCGGTCGTGGGTGAGCTGCGCGACCCGCTGCTGCAGCCGGAATACACCCGCGTGCTGGCCCGCCGCCTCGGGATGGACACCGAGGATGTGCGGCGCGAGGTCGACCGCGCAGCTCGCGACAGCGTGCGGCGCGAGGGCGACATCCCCCGCTCCTCCTCGACGGCGTCCGTGAGCGCAACGGCCGGGGCCGACGGCTCCGCTCCCACGCCGGTGGTCGATGAGCCCGCACTCCGGATGAGTCTGCGGACGCTGCCGCGCACCGCCGATGCAACACTGGAGCGCGACGCCCTCATGGGAGTGCTGCAGTACGGTCACCTCGTCGACGGCGAGGAGGTGGATGCCGCGCTCGCGCTGCCCATGCAGATCCCCGCTCTCGACGCGGTGCGCCAGTCCCTCGTCGCGCAGGGAGACCGCAGACGCATCGGCTGGGCGTCGACGGCGGTGGAGTCGGTGCGTGAGCCCTACCGGTCGCTGGCGGTGGAGTTGCTGACGGCCGATTTCCCTGCATTGACGGAGGCGGAGGCCGCGGCCTACACACGCGGACTCGCGCGCAAGCTGCGGGTGCGCGCGGTCGACCGGGAGAAGAGCGAGTTGCTCGGCACGATCCAGCGGCTTCCCGCCGATTCGGAACAAGGGCGGGCGGTCCGTCTGGCGCTGCGCGAGCTGGACGCGCGCCGGCGCGCTCTCACCGAGGCGTCGCTCTGA
- a CDS encoding deoxyguanosinetriphosphate triphosphohydrolase codes for MAGDASGVAIASGRPSGYDDHDAERFIPERHRSQRDGFARDRARVLHSAALRRLAAKTQVLSPASPADFARNRLTHSLEVAQVGRELAIALELSPDVVDTACLSHDIGHPPFGHNGERALNDWAEGIGGFEGNAQTLRILSRLEPKVLDAEGRSAGLNLTRASLDATCKYPWTVEHGVPDPGGREKFGVYPEDEAVFRWMRQGAPGRVRCIEAEVMDLSDDIAYSVHDFEDAVLNGYLDPARLADVREHEALLTAIQAWVGFGFTRDELADALYRLTRIPEWLPGFDGSRAALAGLKNLTSDLIGRFARAATTATREHYSAPVLTRYHGRVIVPRVIEAEMAVLKGIIGAFVVTIDGRRGLYKEQRRVLKRLATALWERPEHLDRLHAEDFAAASTDAARKRVVVDQVASLTDRFAIEWHARLIGPVDLRELGLRSGDDRTIAPSGFALPEPLAGLWPAEGH; via the coding sequence GTGGCGGGTGACGCGAGCGGTGTGGCCATCGCCTCGGGCCGCCCCTCCGGATACGACGACCACGACGCCGAACGCTTCATCCCCGAGCGGCATCGCTCACAGCGCGACGGGTTCGCCCGTGACCGGGCTCGCGTGCTGCATTCCGCGGCTCTGCGCCGTCTCGCGGCGAAGACGCAGGTGCTCAGCCCCGCCAGCCCCGCCGACTTCGCCCGTAACCGTCTCACGCACTCGCTGGAGGTCGCGCAGGTCGGTCGGGAGCTGGCGATCGCGCTCGAGCTGTCGCCGGACGTGGTCGACACCGCGTGTCTGAGCCACGACATCGGGCATCCGCCGTTCGGCCACAACGGCGAACGCGCACTGAACGATTGGGCTGAGGGCATCGGAGGGTTCGAGGGCAACGCCCAGACCCTCCGGATCCTCTCCCGCCTCGAACCGAAGGTGCTCGACGCCGAGGGTCGCAGTGCAGGGCTCAACCTGACCCGTGCGAGCCTCGACGCGACATGCAAGTACCCCTGGACCGTCGAGCATGGCGTTCCCGACCCCGGCGGGCGCGAGAAGTTCGGCGTCTATCCCGAGGACGAGGCCGTCTTCCGTTGGATGCGACAGGGGGCGCCGGGTCGCGTCCGCTGCATCGAGGCCGAAGTCATGGACCTCTCCGATGACATCGCCTACTCGGTGCACGATTTCGAGGACGCCGTGCTCAACGGCTACCTGGATCCCGCGCGGCTCGCGGACGTGCGGGAGCACGAGGCGCTGCTGACCGCCATCCAGGCCTGGGTGGGCTTCGGATTCACCCGCGACGAGCTCGCGGACGCACTGTACCGACTCACGCGGATTCCCGAGTGGCTGCCCGGCTTCGACGGGTCGCGCGCGGCGCTGGCGGGGCTCAAGAACCTGACCTCCGACCTCATCGGTCGCTTCGCACGCGCGGCGACGACGGCGACCCGAGAGCACTACTCGGCGCCCGTCCTCACCCGGTATCACGGACGCGTCATCGTGCCGCGCGTCATCGAGGCCGAGATGGCGGTGCTCAAGGGCATCATCGGAGCGTTCGTCGTGACGATCGACGGCCGGCGCGGCCTCTACAAGGAGCAGCGTCGGGTGCTCAAGCGTCTCGCAACGGCGCTGTGGGAACGCCCCGAGCACCTCGACCGGCTGCACGCGGAGGACTTCGCCGCGGCATCCACCGATGCCGCCCGCAAGCGCGTGGTCGTCGACCAGGTCGCGAGCCTCACCGATCGCTTCGCCATCGAGTGGCACGCCCGACTGATCGGCCCGGTCGATCTGCGCGAGCTCGGCCTGCGCTCCGGCGACGACCGCACGATCGCACCCAGCGGTTTCGCCCTTCCCGAGCCGCTCGCCGGGCTGTGGCCGGCGGAGGGTCACTGA
- the dusB gene encoding tRNA dihydrouridine synthase DusB yields the protein MSLSVSTGAALRIGPIALDAPVVLAPMAGITNTAFRRLCREYGAGLYVSEMITTRALVERNATTMRLITHHESETPRSIQLYGVDPATTEAAVRLLVDEDRADHIDLNFGCPVPKVTRKGGGAALPWKLGLFREIVTRAARAAGDVPLTVKMRKGIDSDHLTFLDAGRIAEDAGVAAVALHARTAAEFYSGQADWAAIAELKRAVTSIPVLGNGDIWSADDAARMMAETGCDGVVVGRGCLGRPWLFGDLARGLGGPAAAAAAPVDATLGFVAAAFRRHAELLVEFFEDEGRGCRDIRKHVAWYFKGYPVGGETRAQLATVSTLAEIDDLLATLDLDAPYPGAAAEGQRGRAGTPKRPALPDGWLQSREMTGDAARALADAEVDTSGG from the coding sequence ATGTCCCTCTCCGTCTCCACCGGCGCCGCGCTGCGCATCGGCCCCATCGCGCTCGATGCACCCGTGGTGCTCGCGCCGATGGCCGGTATCACCAACACCGCCTTCCGTCGGCTCTGCCGCGAGTACGGCGCGGGACTCTACGTCTCGGAGATGATCACCACTCGCGCCCTGGTCGAGCGCAACGCGACCACGATGCGTTTGATCACGCACCACGAGTCGGAGACTCCGCGCTCGATCCAGCTCTACGGTGTCGACCCAGCGACCACCGAAGCGGCCGTCCGACTTCTCGTCGACGAGGACCGCGCCGACCACATCGACCTCAACTTCGGCTGTCCCGTGCCCAAGGTCACGCGCAAGGGCGGGGGAGCGGCACTGCCGTGGAAGCTCGGCCTGTTCCGCGAGATCGTCACGCGCGCCGCACGCGCCGCCGGCGACGTGCCGCTCACCGTCAAGATGCGCAAGGGAATCGACTCCGACCACCTCACGTTCCTCGACGCCGGCCGCATCGCGGAGGATGCGGGCGTCGCCGCGGTGGCCCTCCACGCGCGCACGGCTGCGGAGTTCTACTCCGGCCAGGCCGACTGGGCGGCGATCGCCGAGCTCAAGCGGGCCGTGACCAGCATTCCGGTGCTCGGCAACGGCGACATCTGGTCGGCGGACGACGCCGCGCGGATGATGGCCGAGACCGGGTGCGACGGCGTCGTGGTCGGTCGTGGCTGCCTCGGGCGTCCCTGGCTGTTCGGCGATCTCGCCCGCGGTCTCGGCGGCCCCGCTGCCGCCGCCGCAGCGCCCGTGGACGCGACACTCGGTTTCGTCGCCGCCGCCTTCCGGCGCCACGCGGAGCTGCTCGTCGAGTTCTTCGAGGACGAGGGCCGCGGATGCCGCGACATCCGCAAGCACGTCGCCTGGTATTTCAAGGGCTATCCGGTCGGCGGTGAGACGCGGGCACAGCTGGCGACCGTGTCGACCCTCGCCGAGATCGACGATCTGCTGGCGACGCTGGACCTCGACGCACCGTACCCCGGTGCAGCCGCCGAGGGCCAGCGCGGGCGTGCCGGCACGCCGAAGCGGCCGGCGTTGCCCGACGGCTGGCTGCAGAGCCGCGAGATGACCGGCGACGCGGCACGCGCCCTCGCCGACGCGGAGGTCGACACCAGTGGCGGGTGA
- a CDS encoding glutathione peroxidase — MADTQTAQLRDIPYTDATGAEHTLAEFGDRAVLLVNVASKCGLTPQYEQLEELQRTYGDRGLQVIGFPCDQFMGQEPGSMEEILEYCSVTWGVSFPIMDKVRVNGSHAAPLYKALKKAKNVEGARGPVMWNFEKFLVTPTGEVHRFRPQTKPDAPEVIAAIEASLPA, encoded by the coding sequence ATGGCCGACACACAGACAGCGCAGCTTCGTGACATCCCCTACACCGACGCTACCGGCGCAGAGCACACCCTCGCCGAGTTCGGCGATCGCGCCGTTCTCCTCGTCAATGTCGCATCCAAGTGCGGTCTGACGCCGCAATACGAGCAGCTCGAAGAGCTGCAGCGCACCTATGGCGACCGGGGTCTGCAGGTCATCGGCTTCCCCTGCGACCAGTTCATGGGTCAGGAGCCCGGCTCGATGGAGGAGATCCTCGAATACTGTTCGGTGACCTGGGGTGTGAGCTTTCCGATCATGGACAAGGTGCGGGTGAACGGCTCGCACGCCGCTCCCCTCTACAAGGCGCTGAAGAAGGCGAAGAACGTGGAGGGGGCGAGGGGCCCGGTCATGTGGAACTTCGAGAAATTCCTGGTCACGCCGACCGGCGAGGTGCACCGTTTCCGGCCACAGACCAAGCCCGACGCGCCCGAGGTGATCGCGGCGATCGAGGCCAGCCTCCCCGCCTGA